Proteins found in one Cellulomonas palmilytica genomic segment:
- a CDS encoding SDR family oxidoreductase produces MSSDQLTFDNPVERHKHIKPHASWQPLPGLDAELDPKADHGETSYRGTGRLPGRKALITGGDSGIGAAVAIAFAREGADVALSYLPEEQVDAEAIAAVVRAEGRRAVLLPGDIRDREFCRTLVADAVEGLGGLDILVNNAAHQVYHPSFDELDEADLDRTIQTNVYAMFWITRDALPHLPPGSTIINSTSVQGYNPSPMIINYASTKFAIIGFTKALAADLAPRGIRVNAVAPGPVWTPLQVSDGQPAEKLNGFGESSWLGRTSQPVEQAPAYVFLASPESSFVVGEVINVNGGANVP; encoded by the coding sequence ATGTCCTCTGACCAGCTCACGTTCGACAACCCCGTCGAGCGGCACAAGCACATCAAGCCGCACGCCTCGTGGCAGCCGCTGCCGGGACTCGACGCGGAGCTCGACCCGAAGGCCGACCACGGAGAGACGAGCTACCGCGGCACGGGCCGACTGCCCGGCCGCAAGGCGCTCATCACCGGCGGGGACTCGGGGATCGGCGCGGCGGTGGCCATCGCGTTCGCGCGCGAGGGTGCAGACGTCGCGCTCAGCTACCTGCCCGAGGAGCAGGTGGACGCCGAGGCGATCGCGGCGGTGGTCCGCGCCGAGGGCCGCAGAGCCGTGCTGCTGCCGGGCGACATCCGCGACCGCGAGTTCTGCCGGACTCTCGTCGCCGACGCCGTCGAGGGGCTGGGCGGGCTCGACATCCTCGTGAACAACGCCGCGCACCAGGTGTACCACCCGTCGTTCGACGAGCTCGACGAGGCGGACCTGGACCGCACCATCCAGACGAACGTGTACGCGATGTTCTGGATCACGCGAGACGCGCTTCCGCACCTGCCTCCGGGGTCGACGATCATCAACTCCACGTCCGTGCAGGGCTACAACCCGTCGCCGATGATCATCAACTACGCGTCGACGAAGTTCGCGATCATCGGGTTCACCAAGGCGCTCGCGGCGGACCTCGCACCGCGCGGCATCCGCGTGAACGCGGTCGCACCGGGGCCGGTGTGGACGCCGCTGCAGGTGTCCGACGGGCAGCCCGCGGAGAAGCTGAACGGGTTCGGTGAGTCGTCGTGGCTCGGCCGCACGAGCCAGCCGGTCGAGCAGGCTCCGGCGTACGTGTTCCTCGCCTCGCCGGAGTCGAGCTTCGTCGTCGGGGAGGTCATCAACGTCAACGGCGGCGCGAACGTCCCGTGA
- a CDS encoding DUF5808 domain-containing protein — translation MTSKGKSERKVGAKDVVRAVGVALAVAAVVKELRKPSAERTWHGVVAGFVPYELRPPTISRFRERVWDPESDHLIGPRVFGVGWTLNLGRVYALARRAVSSD, via the coding sequence ATGACCAGCAAGGGCAAGAGCGAGCGCAAGGTCGGTGCGAAGGACGTCGTCCGGGCCGTCGGGGTGGCGCTGGCCGTCGCCGCCGTCGTCAAGGAGCTGCGCAAGCCGAGCGCGGAACGCACGTGGCACGGCGTCGTGGCCGGCTTCGTGCCGTACGAGCTGCGACCGCCGACGATCTCCCGGTTCCGCGAGCGCGTGTGGGACCCCGAGTCCGACCACCTCATCGGCCCGCGAGTCTTCGGCGTCGGCTGGACCCTCAACCTGGGCCGCGTGTACGCGCTGGCACGCCGCGCGGTCTCGTCGGACTGA
- a CDS encoding CoA-binding protein encodes MTSTRQAAQRFLDARRIAVTGVSRTPANHGANVVYTRLRDLGYEVFAVNPNAESVEGDTAYASLAAIPGGVEAVVIATAPRHAKATVQEAIDLGVTQVWMHRSVDKGSVDPEATRLGREHGLTVIDGGCPLMYGRASDPGHRVMCRLFTWTGRVPRTV; translated from the coding sequence ATGACGAGCACCAGGCAAGCGGCACAGCGTTTCCTCGACGCGCGGCGGATCGCCGTCACGGGAGTCTCACGGACCCCGGCGAACCACGGCGCGAACGTCGTCTACACACGGCTGCGGGACCTCGGCTACGAGGTGTTCGCGGTGAACCCGAACGCGGAGTCCGTCGAGGGGGACACGGCGTACGCGAGCCTCGCCGCGATCCCCGGCGGGGTCGAGGCGGTCGTGATCGCGACCGCTCCCCGGCACGCGAAGGCGACCGTGCAGGAGGCGATCGACCTGGGCGTGACGCAGGTGTGGATGCACCGCTCGGTGGACAAGGGCAGCGTCGACCCCGAGGCGACGAGGCTGGGCCGCGAGCACGGGCTGACGGTGATCGACGGAGGGTGCCCGCTGATGTACGGGCGCGCGTCCGACCCGGGTCACCGGGTCATGTGTCGCCTGTTCACGTGGACGGGCCGGGTCCCGCGCACGGTCTGA